CATTTATCACCATTCCTTCCATTTCGACAAGATTAATCTTTTCTGTATAAGTATATCGTTTGCCATTGATATCCACCGGTGCATAAAGTACACGAAATGGTTCTTTGTCATTAGCAATAGAATCAAATAACATTTTGTCAACAATGGAATCTTTATTTACTCCCATATCAGCAAAAATCATTATATTATGATTGTATTTATGCCAGGATTTAATATCTTTTTCTGTAAAATCGGCATGGATTTCTTTAACAAATGCGCCCTTGTGGAACTGCAATACTTCATCAGTTTCATGAATATAAAGCCTTTGGCTGATGAAATAAAATAGCGGTGCTGCTATTAACAGCGTAATAACAGCGAAGATAAGAAAGCTGCCAGTTGTTTTTTGAAGTAGTTTTTTATTACTCATTTTCCCATTTGTATCCTAAACCGTAAATTGTTTTTATATAGTCGCCACTTCCGGCAGCGTGGAGTTTCTTTTTTAGATTCTTTATATGGGCGTATATAAAATCATGATTGTCAAGCATGTCAGCCATATCGCCGGAAAGATGTTCTGCTATTGCACCTTTGGATAAAACCTTATTATGGTTGCCAATTAAAAACAGCAGTAAATCTATTTCTTTTTTGGTCAGATCCAGTTTTTGGTTATTGACAATTACTGTTTTAGATAAAATATCAACATTAATTTCATTGAAAATAATACTGTTATTTCCGTGAAAATTCTTGCGGCGGATGAGTGCCTGCATTCGGACTAAAAGTTCTGAAAGATGAAATGGTTTTGTCAGAAAATCATCTGCGCCAAGATTAAAACCTTCAATGCGGGTGTCTAAAGTTTCTTTTGCTGATATAATGATAACACCTTCGGATTTGTTTTTGTTTTTTAATTCTCTCAAAATGTCAAATCCGTCGCCATCAGGAAGCATTAGATCCAACAATATACAATCGTAGTCATAATTCTCAATTTTTATAAGGGCTACGGCATAATTTTCAGCGGTTTCACAATGAATGCCATTAGTCTTAAAATAATTTTTAATACTTTGAGCAATTTCCTGCTCATCTTCTATAATTAGAATTTTCATAGTGCAATTTACAAATCAATTTTGAAGAAAAACTGAATATTGTTATAAATGAAATGCTTTGTTTAAATGACTTTAAGAAATGCAAATTCAGAAAGAATTCAGAATTGAAGGTTTCTTTTGCAAGAAATTATAATGTCTTGCCAGATATTCCCCAAATATGAAAAAAATTCAGTTCACAAAACCTCTCATTAATTTTCTTTTAATCGGTTTGCTAATTCTTACTGTCAGTCGGTTTATTTTGTTTTTTTTCTTTAGAAACCGTGTTGTAGAAACCCAAGATTACGGTTATATTTTCCCTATTGGATTGCGGATGGATCTCATCGTTTTGTGCTACCTTCTTTTTTTGCCTTTGGCTTTAATTGCTTTGGTGCCAGATTCTTTTTTGAAGAAAATTCAAGGTTTTTTGACTGTATATTTCATTCTGTTTTTGACACTTATTCTGTTTATGGAATTGTCAACGCTTGATTTTATTAATGAGTATGATACCAGACCTAACAAACTATTTATCGATTATCTGATTTATCCAAAGGAGGTTGTTGGAACATTATTGAAAAGTTATCTCTCGTCTATTTTTGTTACTGTAATTATCTTGGCGGGATTTGTTTATACTTTAATCCGTTACAGAAAACCGCTTTTTGGAATTAGAAATAACAATTATAAAACGAAGTTAGCACTGTTTCCTTTAGTTGCTTTTTTTGTGTTTTTTGGAGCAAGGTCCAGTCTTACTTCCAAACGGCCTGTTAATGCCAGTAATGCAATTTTTTCTACAGACCATCTTACTAATTCTCTTGGTTTAAATTCGTTTTACACCGTTGCTTTTGCTTTATATTCAATAAAAAATGAAAGTAATACAGAGAAAATGTACGGGAAAATGAATTATGCCGAAGCCATTTCGAGGGTGAAAAAATATATGGATGTAAAACCAAATGAGTATACAGATGATTCTATTCCATTATTGCACATTCAAAAAACAAATAAGGTTATAAATAGACCTTACAATATTGTAATTATTTTAGAAGAAAGCTTAGGTGCAGAATATGTAGGTTCATTAGGAGGATTACCATTGACGCCGGAATTTGACAAACTGACAAACGAAGGAACCTTATTTACCAATTTATTTTCAACAGGAACGCGCAGCGTACGTGGTATCGAGGCGGTTGTTACAGGTTTTTTGCCCTCTCCATCAGAAAGTGTCGTTAAACTTAACAATTCGCAAACCGATTTCTATACAATTGCGTCGTTGCTGAAACAAAAAGGATATGACACCAGTTTCATTTATGGCGGAATGGCCAATTTTGATAATATGGGTTCTTTTTTTAACGGGAATGGTTTCGATAAAATTATTGATGAGGATGATTTTGATCCAAATAAATCTGCATTTCACGGAACTTGGGGCTGGTCAGACGAAGATGTAATGACAAAAGCCAATAATTATTTTAAAAGTCTGGGCAATAAACCCTTTGTTTCTTTAGTATTTTCATCTTCCAATCACGAGCCTTTTGAATATCCGGAGGGAAGAATTACCCCTTACGATAAGCAAAAGAATACGGTAAATAATGCGATGAAATATGCTGATTATTCGATTGGCCAATTTTTTAAACAAGCAAAAAAAGAAAAATATTATAAGAATACTATTTTTCTTGTAATTGCCGATCATAATACCAGAACCTATGGAAAACATCTTGTACCTATACATAAATTTCATATTCCGGCTTTGATTATTGGTCCGGGAGTTCCAAAAGGAGGAAAATACAATAAACTCTGCAGCCAGATTGATATACAGCCCACCGTATTGAGTAGAATTGGAATGGATACCGAAACACCAATGTCAGGAAGAAATTTGTTCGATTTATCTGATTCGTTTCAGGGACGTGCAATGATGCAATTTAATGATATTAATGCCTTCCGTGTGGGGAATGAAGTGGTTATTATGCAGCCAAATAAAAAACCTTTGCAATTTCATGTCGAAAATGACTCTATCTTTACGCCGAAAAAGCTTAATGAAGATTTGTCCAAAGATGCACTGGCTCATGTAATAACCCCTTTCTATTTATACGAACAAAGAAAATACAGGCTTAAAAGTAAATAAGTCCAGCCTTTTTTCTCTTTGTAAAAAGAATTTTCGCTTAGTTACTATTATAAAACAGCATCAATAGACAAAATAATTTGATGACAGCAACCTTACTAATATTATTCATTTGCAGTTATTTAGCCTTTTCAATTAGCGCTATTTGCGGAGGCGGTGCAGGCTTAATGCTGATACCTATTTTGGGACAGCTTTTACCCGTGAGCAGCGTACCTGCAGCCCTTTCAATTGGTACGTTTACCAGTTCGGGTTCCCGATTAATTTTATTTCGAAAAAATATTTGCTGGCCTATCGTCAAATATTTTGTTCCAGCTGCTTTACCAGCTGTATGGTTGGGAGCTTGGTTGTTGAAATTTGTAAATCCTGTCTATTTAGAAATTGCAATGGGTCTTTTTCTAGTCAGTAATTTGACATTTTTGTTCCAAAAGAAAAAAGAATTAAATAAAACAGAACATCCGTCGAATTTTGTACTGGGTCTAATCGGTTTTTCAGCAGGTTTTTTATCGGGTCTTACAGGTGCTGTTGGATTGTTATTTAATCGTTTTTATTTGCGATACGGATTGACCAAAGAAGAAATTATAGCAACAAGAGCAGCAAACGAAATCATCTTGCATCTTGTAAAAATCGTGCTGTACTTTTTATTTGGCTTGATTTCTATGAAAGTAATTTACATAGGTGTAGTAGTCGCATTTTCTGCAGTTCTTTCCAGTTGGTCAATGAAATGGATTTTACCCAAATTAAGCGAGACTTCATTTAAAAAAATAGGATATTATGCCATGACACTTTCAGGTTTTGTGATGCTTTCGCAATCAAGTTCTGACTTATTAGCCGCCAATAACGGAAATTTAGCTACTAATTCTAAAAACAAAGGAATAGAAACCAAACTGAAATGGCAAGACTCTCATTTTGCTCTTGAATTTACGTATAATGAAGGTTTTGAATTTGAACAACTCATCCCAATTACCGACTTGACAAATGAGCAACAAAAAATAGTCTACAGTAAAAGGCAATCTGCGGATGAAATTGTAATAGAAGCAGTATATGTAATTGGTTCAAAATCCTATGAAGCCTACTATTTTAAGAATAATCAATTGATTCAGAAAATAGATTTCAAATAGATTTGATCCGATATTTTTAAAATGAGCAGGTAACAGGAATTGTATCCAATATGCAATAAATAATCCTTTTAGTATAATAGCCTGATGAAAATTTCACAATCAAATTAATTGTAAAAAAAACAGAGCTTAATTTAGTGCAGAGTCTTATTTGTATATCCATTCTAAAGTCAGTGCCATCAAAAAAAGCGATTCTAAGCTGTTAATAATTAAAAATAAGCATTGACAGTAATAAAACAAACGCGTGCCCGCTTGTTTGAACTCCCCAAAGAGGCATGTTCTGGACAGGCGGGCACTCAGCCCAGGGCTAATGGTTTCGTCCTGAAATCGACTTTAAAGAAATTGAGGTGTCCGCCTTAAATTAAAAGACAAAAAGTCATTTCCTGCTGTGCACAGAATTATATATTTCTCTATTTAAATGAAATTTTATTAGTTGTTTCCCTTTTTTTCTCGTCGATTATTTTTGTATATATCTGCGTTGTCTTTATGTTTTTGTGTCCCAGCATTTTCGATACCGTAAAAATGTCAGTACCTGCCGCCATCTGTAATGTTGCATACGTATGCCTAAAGCAGTGAAATGTAATATGTTTTTCAATTGATGCGTCTTTAATCCAAATAGGAAGCAGTCGGTCTACGTCCCATTTTTTTAAATCATAAAAGACTCTCTTACTTTGTGCCTCTTTTTCACCTAAGAACTCGAACGCTTCTTGGGAAATAGGAAGAGTTACCGGTCTGTCCGTTTTTTGCTGCTTAAATCTAATGTAATATCCTTCGCTTTTACTATACTGCACTTCTTCCCATGTAAGTTTTGCAATATCGGAATAGCGTATTCCTGTTAGCAGAGAAAACATGCAGACGCGTTTAACAATCTCTTTTTTGCATGGTGTCCTAAACAGCCTTGAAGCTTCTTCCATAGTTAGGAAATTTCTTTGGGACTCCTGTTCCTTGATGCTATCAACCGCAGCATTAATATCAGTTTGCAGTAATCCTTTCTTATAAGCTTTTCGAAGGGTGGCCTTGATTTTGTTAAAATAGGATAATGCAGTGTTTTGAGCCAAAAACTGGTCTTTTTTCTTTAAACATTTTGCCTTCAAAATGTATTCCCTGAAGTCCTCAATAATTGTTACATCAATTTCCTGCATTAATATGTCCTCGTTCTTAAGAAACTTTTCAAAGTGGATAATTGCATATTTCCAGATTTCAGCGTTATTGCCGGTCTTGATTTCTGCTGTCTGTTTTATATACTGCAGGAATGATTTTTCTCCTATTTCCTGCAGACGTAGCCGCTCTTGCTCAAATGGTGTATAGATTTGCTGCTTGTTTAATACATTAAGCCTATTTGCACAAATCATCTCGGCCTTGTGTAAATTTTCTGAATTCATTGCTTTATCAATATTATTTTTTGGTTTTGAAACCAGATATAAACCTAAATACTCTCTTCGCGAAAATTCATGAGTTTTAGCGTTATAGATTGGAGGGAAAAAATCAAGATATAATGTAATCTTTCCACTTGGCAGCGTCCTTTTCCTTAATGTAACATTTATATTTTTCATCTTCCAACAGCATTAAAAATTATATCAATATCCTGTTTGGCTACACAGGTGAATTTTCCAACGGAATATTTTACTATGCCCTGCCGTTGAATCAATAGATAGAGTGCTCCTGAAGAAATATTGTACTTCTGCTGAATTTGCGTGATAGTATAGCAATTGTCAAAACCAGGAAATTGCTGTCCAGTCTTCAAAGTAACATATTGAATGGGAATAGCAAAGAAAGCTTCAAGGTCGCATCTACGGATAACAGTTCGTTTGCCAAACTTTGCAATGTCGAGATATCCATTGTTAACTAACCTGTAAATAGTACTCCTGCTGATCCCGAAAAGAAGGCTTGCCTGAGTAATTTTTAGAAACTCAAGCGGCTTTATTTTTTCCAAATCTGTGTTTAAAAGCTGAACAGTTTCGTTATTGCTTTTTTCTACTTTTCCACTACGTACCAGTGCTTTATAACCACGACTGTTGCAAATGTGAGAACAATATCGTGTCCGAGTTGTTCTGGCTGTGAACTGTTTTTTACAGTGTTCACAAATTCTGATGACCTCAATTTTAGAACTCATAATATCACTAATTTTGTGTCCCATTGTGTCTATGTGTCTCTCTGTGTGTCATCATTTCGCCAAAAAAAAATCCGATGAGGAAAATTATTTTCGTGGTACAATAATGGTACAAAAAGGAACAAACTATCTGCAAATAAAGCTAAATAAACAGAAAGAAGAATCCCAGTTAAAATGCGGTTTTATGACATTTTAACTGGGATTCTTTGTTTTATTTTGTTTTATTTTGTGAAACTTATTTTCCGATACAAAAGTTAGCAAAAATATTACCCAACAATTCATCATTGGAAACCTGACCAGTAATCAACCCAAATTGATATAAAGCTTCTTTGATATCCAAAGCAATTAAGTCACTAGAAAGATTGGTTTCGAGGCCGTATTTTACTTTCTGAATTTCATCTAAAGCTTTTAATAACGAATCATAATGACGAGTATTAGTAACAATAGTTTCATTATTGCGTAAAGCTCCAGTATTGACGAATGAAAGCAACTCATTCTTTAAATCATCTACACCAATTTTTTCTTTAGCAGAAATATATATAGTTGTTGGTTGCTGGCTATCAGTTGTTAGTTGTTGGTTAATTATTGATTGCTCTTGCGGCGAAAGTTTATCCGATTTATTGACTATAATTAGAATTGCTTTTTGAGGAAACTTGTTTTTTATTTTTTCAATTTCAACTTTTAATGAGTTCAGTTTACTATCAACAAGCAACTGATAACCATCAACTAAAAATAATACGACTTGCGCCTGTTCTATTTTTTCGAACGTTTTCTTAATCCCAATACTTTCTACATAATCCTTAGTTTCACGAATTCCCGCCGTATCGATGAATCGGAAACCGATACCACCAATTACTAATTCATCTTCAATCGTATCACGTGTAGTTCCTGCAATTTCCGAAACAATGGCACGTTCTTCGTTCAATAAAGCATTCAATAAAGTAGATTTTCCAACATTTGGTTCACCAACAATAGCAACAGGAATACCATTTTTTATCACATTTCCAACAGCAAACGAATCGATCAAACGTTTAAGGACAAATTCAATTCGGTTTAATAATTCGTGAAATTGTGTTCTATCTGCAAATTCTACATCTTCTTCGGCAAAATCTAATTCCAATTCAATTAAAGAAGCAAAATTTAATAATTCCTCACGCAGTTTAGCAATTTCGTTAGAGAAACCACCACGCATTTGTTGCATAGCAATTTGGTGAGAAGCTTCGTTGTCCGAAGATATCAAATCAGCTACAGCTTCGGCTTGCGAAAGGTCAAGTTTACCGTTCAAAAATGCTCTTAAGGTAAATTCACCCGCATCAGCCATTCGACAGCCTTTTCGTAGTAATAATTGAATAATTTGTTGCTGAATATAAGTAGAACCATGACATGAAATTTCAATGGTATTTTCGCCTGTATAGGAATTTGGATTTTTGAAAATAGAAACCAACACCTGATCCAATGTTTTTTCACCATCCATAATATGACCCAAATGCAAAGTATGTGTTTTTTGGGTGGTTAAGTCTTTATTTTTTATAGATCTAAAAACTGAATTGGCAATAGTAATAGCATCTTCTCCAGAAATTCGAATTACAGCAATGGCTCCTGCTCCCGAAGCAGTGGCTAAAGCAACTATAGAATCGTTTTTAATCATATCTAAAAATTTATGCAAAAGTAAGCATTTTTTTTGGCTGATGGCTGTTAGCTGTTAGCTTTTGGTCTTCAATTCAACATTCATCATTTACAACTTACCATTCATAAAAAGCGACAAATGATAAATATCATGCTTTTTTCCTGTTAAGTTTTGTAACTTTATAATTAGTATTGATTTATATCTAAATAAATGATTATGAAGAAGATATTGTTTCCAACTGATTTTTCAGACGTTTCCAAAAACGCTTTTATTTATGCATTAAAACTAGCCGATGCAGTAAATGCAGAAATTATTACGCTCCATGTTTACGAAGTAGATTCGCCCAAATACTTAGACTTCTCTATTTATCTACAGGAAATTTATGAGTACGAAGAATTGAGTGAATTCGAAAATTACAAAGACGAAGTACCTCTTTTACGAAACATAGCCGAGGTCAATAATTTAGGGCATATACCCATTAGTAACGTACTCATTGAAGGTAGTTTGGCTGCCGAAATCCTTAAGCTTTCCAAAGAGGAAAACATAGATTTTATTGTTTTGGGAACCAAAGGAGTAACTAATCTAAGACAGATATTTTTGGGTACTACACTCACCAATATCATGGATGAATCCAAAATGACCGTTTTGGGTATTCCAGAAAGTTGTACATACACGCCCATTACAAAAATACTGTTTACAACAAAATACCATTTTGAGGATATCGAAGCATTACATAAAGCACATAATTTGTCCAAAATATTTAATGCTCATATCGATTGCTTGAATGTAAAACCAGCACATAAGGTTTATAATGACGATTTTATTGTCGACTTCAAAAACGTTTTCAAAAATTCCAACGTTGCTTTTCATTCCGTTTTAAGCGACGATGTCGAAGGAGCAATTTTAGATTTCATTCAACAAAAAAAAATAAATATGATGGCTGCACATATAAAGCACAAAGGATTTTTCGAAAAGTTATTTCAAATAAGCCTTTCCAAAAAATTGGCTGTAGATATCAATATTCCATTCTTATCGGTTAAGTAATTATATAAAGTAAATACAATTTGGGCGTGCCACATTAGGAAACGGGAGCCTATTTAGCATACCGCATATACGGCTCCCTTTTCCTAATCTGTCGGGCTATCCGCGCTACTTTGGTAGCTAGTTTTTATCCCTCACGCACAGTATGCACTACACTATTAGTTGTTCATAAGACTAATCAGAGATCAAAATTTACAAACTGAATTACTCAGTATTAATTAAACTATAAATTCATATAAAATGAAAAAGATTTTATTTCCAACCGATTTTTCTGAAGTCGCGAATAATGCTTTCATTCACGCTCTAGAATTTGCAAAGATTGTAAAAGGAGAACTAGTATTATTACATACTTTCGAATTGCCTGTTGTCGAAAATGCATTCACTCCAGACAATTATTACACACTCTTTGATTCGCTACAATTGGCACAGTATGATATGTTCAAAAGTCAAATCCCTAAACTTCGTGAATTAGCTCAAAAACAACATTTAGAGAACATTCAGCTAAATCATAAAATAATGGAGGGAGATTTGATTTACAGCATTAAAAAAGCCATAAAAGAAGAAAAAATTGATTTTGTTGTCATGGGAACTGCTGGAGCCACAGGATGGGAAGCCTTTTTTATAGGATCCAACACGGGCTCAGTAGTAACTGCGGTCGATGTTCCAGTGCTAAGCATACCTGTAGAAGCCCAATACACCAAAATCAAAACCATAGGTTTTACAACACGCTTTAGAGAAAAAGACAAAAAACCATTGCGTCAAGTTATCAAAATTGCTAAAAAATCGAATGCAATTGTAAAGTGCCTGTATGTAAAAACTAGTAAATCAGATGTTACAGATGAAATAATCAATCAATGGAAAAATGAGTTCGAGAAAGAATCTGTAGAATTTTTAATTACAAATAGCGACTTAGTAAAAGAAACTATTTTAGATTTCATATCTCATAAAAACATTGATATGTTGGCTATGATTACACATAAAAGAAACTTCTTTTCAGAACTGTTTCAACCAAGTCTAACTCAAAAGTTCTCTAATATTTCAACAGTACCAATTTTAGCGATGCACGAGGAATAAATTTTAAATATTAAATTGCAGATTTTAAATAAAGTTTTACTGCAAAGTACGAACACAATCTTATCATCCAGAGGAACGAGGGAACTCCTCGATAAATTTTCGTCTCGGATAACAAGATTATAAATAAAGGATTTCTAAATATGACTTTTGCTATTGCTGGAGATTTTTGATATTGCCATTGCCATCACCATTGCTTACATTTGTATATATCATTAAAACAAAAGATGAAAATATATAATAGCAACAGTCAAAATTATTCTCAGGAATTAAAAGCAATAAATACCAAATACAATACGATTAGTTTTTTCAGACTTGTTAG
The Flavobacterium sp. 5 DNA segment above includes these coding regions:
- a CDS encoding response regulator transcription factor; translation: MKILIIEDEQEIAQSIKNYFKTNGIHCETAENYAVALIKIENYDYDCILLDLMLPDGDGFDILRELKNKNKSEGVIIISAKETLDTRIEGFNLGADDFLTKPFHLSELLVRMQALIRRKNFHGNNSIIFNEINVDILSKTVIVNNQKLDLTKKEIDLLLFLIGNHNKVLSKGAIAEHLSGDMADMLDNHDFIYAHIKNLKKKLHAAGSGDYIKTIYGLGYKWENE
- a CDS encoding LTA synthase family protein, with the translated sequence MKKIQFTKPLINFLLIGLLILTVSRFILFFFFRNRVVETQDYGYIFPIGLRMDLIVLCYLLFLPLALIALVPDSFLKKIQGFLTVYFILFLTLILFMELSTLDFINEYDTRPNKLFIDYLIYPKEVVGTLLKSYLSSIFVTVIILAGFVYTLIRYRKPLFGIRNNNYKTKLALFPLVAFFVFFGARSSLTSKRPVNASNAIFSTDHLTNSLGLNSFYTVAFALYSIKNESNTEKMYGKMNYAEAISRVKKYMDVKPNEYTDDSIPLLHIQKTNKVINRPYNIVIILEESLGAEYVGSLGGLPLTPEFDKLTNEGTLFTNLFSTGTRSVRGIEAVVTGFLPSPSESVVKLNNSQTDFYTIASLLKQKGYDTSFIYGGMANFDNMGSFFNGNGFDKIIDEDDFDPNKSAFHGTWGWSDEDVMTKANNYFKSLGNKPFVSLVFSSSNHEPFEYPEGRITPYDKQKNTVNNAMKYADYSIGQFFKQAKKEKYYKNTIFLVIADHNTRTYGKHLVPIHKFHIPALIIGPGVPKGGKYNKLCSQIDIQPTVLSRIGMDTETPMSGRNLFDLSDSFQGRAMMQFNDINAFRVGNEVVIMQPNKKPLQFHVENDSIFTPKKLNEDLSKDALAHVITPFYLYEQRKYRLKSK
- a CDS encoding sulfite exporter TauE/SafE family protein, whose product is MTATLLILFICSYLAFSISAICGGGAGLMLIPILGQLLPVSSVPAALSIGTFTSSGSRLILFRKNICWPIVKYFVPAALPAVWLGAWLLKFVNPVYLEIAMGLFLVSNLTFLFQKKKELNKTEHPSNFVLGLIGFSAGFLSGLTGAVGLLFNRFYLRYGLTKEEIIATRAANEIILHLVKIVLYFLFGLISMKVIYIGVVVAFSAVLSSWSMKWILPKLSETSFKKIGYYAMTLSGFVMLSQSSSDLLAANNGNLATNSKNKGIETKLKWQDSHFALEFTYNEGFEFEQLIPITDLTNEQQKIVYSKRQSADEIVIEAVYVIGSKSYEAYYFKNNQLIQKIDFK
- a CDS encoding site-specific integrase is translated as MKNINVTLRKRTLPSGKITLYLDFFPPIYNAKTHEFSRREYLGLYLVSKPKNNIDKAMNSENLHKAEMICANRLNVLNKQQIYTPFEQERLRLQEIGEKSFLQYIKQTAEIKTGNNAEIWKYAIIHFEKFLKNEDILMQEIDVTIIEDFREYILKAKCLKKKDQFLAQNTALSYFNKIKATLRKAYKKGLLQTDINAAVDSIKEQESQRNFLTMEEASRLFRTPCKKEIVKRVCMFSLLTGIRYSDIAKLTWEEVQYSKSEGYYIRFKQQKTDRPVTLPISQEAFEFLGEKEAQSKRVFYDLKKWDVDRLLPIWIKDASIEKHITFHCFRHTYATLQMAAGTDIFTVSKMLGHKNIKTTQIYTKIIDEKKRETTNKISFK
- a CDS encoding helix-turn-helix domain-containing protein; the protein is MSSKIEVIRICEHCKKQFTARTTRTRYCSHICNSRGYKALVRSGKVEKSNNETVQLLNTDLEKIKPLEFLKITQASLLFGISRSTIYRLVNNGYLDIAKFGKRTVIRRCDLEAFFAIPIQYVTLKTGQQFPGFDNCYTITQIQQKYNISSGALYLLIQRQGIVKYSVGKFTCVAKQDIDIIFNAVGR
- the mnmE gene encoding tRNA uridine-5-carboxymethylaminomethyl(34) synthesis GTPase MnmE, with the protein product MIKNDSIVALATASGAGAIAVIRISGEDAITIANSVFRSIKNKDLTTQKTHTLHLGHIMDGEKTLDQVLVSIFKNPNSYTGENTIEISCHGSTYIQQQIIQLLLRKGCRMADAGEFTLRAFLNGKLDLSQAEAVADLISSDNEASHQIAMQQMRGGFSNEIAKLREELLNFASLIELELDFAEEDVEFADRTQFHELLNRIEFVLKRLIDSFAVGNVIKNGIPVAIVGEPNVGKSTLLNALLNEERAIVSEIAGTTRDTIEDELVIGGIGFRFIDTAGIRETKDYVESIGIKKTFEKIEQAQVVLFLVDGYQLLVDSKLNSLKVEIEKIKNKFPQKAILIIVNKSDKLSPQEQSIINQQLTTDSQQPTTIYISAKEKIGVDDLKNELLSFVNTGALRNNETIVTNTRHYDSLLKALDEIQKVKYGLETNLSSDLIALDIKEALYQFGLITGQVSNDELLGNIFANFCIGK
- a CDS encoding universal stress protein translates to MKKILFPTDFSDVSKNAFIYALKLADAVNAEIITLHVYEVDSPKYLDFSIYLQEIYEYEELSEFENYKDEVPLLRNIAEVNNLGHIPISNVLIEGSLAAEILKLSKEENIDFIVLGTKGVTNLRQIFLGTTLTNIMDESKMTVLGIPESCTYTPITKILFTTKYHFEDIEALHKAHNLSKIFNAHIDCLNVKPAHKVYNDDFIVDFKNVFKNSNVAFHSVLSDDVEGAILDFIQQKKINMMAAHIKHKGFFEKLFQISLSKKLAVDINIPFLSVK
- a CDS encoding universal stress protein, whose protein sequence is MKKILFPTDFSEVANNAFIHALEFAKIVKGELVLLHTFELPVVENAFTPDNYYTLFDSLQLAQYDMFKSQIPKLRELAQKQHLENIQLNHKIMEGDLIYSIKKAIKEEKIDFVVMGTAGATGWEAFFIGSNTGSVVTAVDVPVLSIPVEAQYTKIKTIGFTTRFREKDKKPLRQVIKIAKKSNAIVKCLYVKTSKSDVTDEIINQWKNEFEKESVEFLITNSDLVKETILDFISHKNIDMLAMITHKRNFFSELFQPSLTQKFSNISTVPILAMHEE